A window from Chiroxiphia lanceolata isolate bChiLan1 chromosome 3, bChiLan1.pri, whole genome shotgun sequence encodes these proteins:
- the LBR gene encoding delta(14)-sterol reductase LBR isoform X1, with protein MPSRRYADGEVVMGRWPGSVLYYEVQVTSYDDVAHLYTVKYKDGTELALKESDIRSQSSFKHRKSQSSSSSPSRRSTSRSRSRSPGRPGRGRRRSTSQSREHKDDKKKTIQETSLALPAPSENNTKRYNGEPENTEKNDTSCIILEQKLKPDLEVKHFEQYSLRSRKDEKKKEEIYSEKKIFTALKPIEKAPSKTKELEFGGRIGTFMMMFLLPATVLYLLLMCKQDDPSLMNFPPLPALESLWETRVFGIFLLWFFLQALFYLLPIGKVVEGLPLSNGKKLQYRINGFYAFIFTAAAIGILLYFQFELHYLYDHFMQFAVSAAAFSLALSIYLYVRSLKAPEEELAPSGNSGYFIYDFFTGHELNPRIGNFDLKYFCELRPGLIGWVVINLAMLLAEMKIHNLSMPSLSMILVNSFQLLYVVDALWNEEAVLTTMDITHDGFGFMLAFGDLVWVPFVYSLQAFYLVGHPTVISWPVAAAITVVNCIGYYIFRSANSQKNNFRRNPADPKLANLKFIPTATGKGLLVTGWWGFVRHPNYLGDIIMALAWSLPCGFNHILPYFYVIYFICLLVHREARDEHHCKQKYGLAWERYCQRVPYRIFPYIY; from the exons ATGCCCAGCCGGAGGTATGCTGATGGCGAGGTGGTGATGGGCCGTTGGCCAGGAAGTGTCCTGTACTATGAAGTACAAGTGACCAGTTATGATGATGTTGCTCATCTTTATACTGTCAAGTACAAAGATGGAACTGAACTTGCACTGAAAGAAAGTGATATAAGG TCTCAGTCGTCATTCAAGCACAGGAAGAGCCAGTCTTCTTCAAGCTCTCCCTCCAGAAGAAGCACCAGCAGATCACGATCCAGGTCTCCTGGTCGGCCGGGGAGAGGGAGACGTCGTTCTACTTCCCAAAGCAGAGAACATAAagatgacaaaaagaaaaccattcaGGAAACCAGCTTAGCTCTACCAGCG CCGAGTGAGAATAACACCAAAAGGTACAACGGTGAACCTGAAAATACGGAAAAAAATGACACATCCTGCATAATCTTGGAG CAAAAGTTAAAACCAGACCTGGAAGTAAAGCATTTTGAACAGTACAGCCTGCGCTcaaggaaagatgaaaagaagaaagaagagatatattcagagaaaaagatttttacGGCATTAAAACCAATTGAGAAAGCACCGTCAAAAACAAAGGAGCTGGAGTTTGGGGGAAGAATTG GGACCTTCATGATGATGTTTCTCCTGCCTGCTACTGTATTGTACTTGCTGTTGATGTGTAAACAAGATGACCCCAGTCTTATGaacttccctcctctcccagcacttgAAAGTCTTTGGGAGACGAGGGTGTTTggtatttttctcctgtggttTTTCCTTCAAGCTCTGTTCTACTTGCTGCCAATTGGAAAG GTTGTAGAAGGCCTGCCTctttcaaatggaaagaaactACAGTACCGGATAAATG ggttttatgcttttattttcactgctgCAGCTATTGGAATTTTATTATACTTTCAGTTTGAACTTCATTATTTGTATGATCACTTCATGCAGTTTGCAGTGtcagctgcagctttttctttggCACTGAGCATTTATCTGTATGTTCGGTCCCTGAAAGCACCCGAGGAAGAACTAGCACCAAGTGGAAATTCTG GGTATTTCATTTATGATTTTTTCACTGGACATGAATTAAACCCTCGTATTGGCAATTTTGACCTCAAATACTTCTGTGAGTTGCGTCCAGGATTAATTGGCTGG GTTGTTATAAACTTGGCAATGCTCTTGGCTGAGATGAAGATACACAATCTGAGTATGCCATCCCTGTCAATGATACTTGTGAACAGCTTTCAGCTTCTGTATGTGGTGGATGCTCTTTGGAACGAG GAAGCCGTTTTGACTACAATGGATATCACCCATGATGGATTTGGATTCATGCTGGCATTTGGAGATTTGGTGTGGGTTCCATTTGTCTACAGTCTGCAGGCCTTCTATTTAGTGGGTCATCCTACTGTGATTTCTTGGCCTGTTGCTGCCGCAATTACTGTTGTGAACT gtaTTGGGTATTACATATTCCGTAGTGCaaattctcagaaaaataatttccgAAGGAATCCCGCAGATCCCAAATTGGCCA ATCTGAAATTTATACCCACTGCAACTGGAAAAGGGCTTCTTGTCACGGGTTGGTGGGGTTTCGTTCGTCACCCGAATTATCTCGGTGATATCATCATGGCTCTAGCATGGTCCCTACCTTGTG GTTTTAACCACATTTTGCCGTATTTCTACGTGATATATTTCATCTGCTTGCTTGTTCATCGAGAAGCTCGTGATGAACATCATTGTAAGCAAAAATATGGCTTGGCATGGGAAAGGTATTGCCAGCGTGTACCATACCGCATATTTCCTTACATCTACTAG
- the LBR gene encoding delta(14)-sterol reductase LBR isoform X3, with protein sequence MPSRRYADGEVVMGRWPGSVLYYEVQVTSYDDVAHLYTVKYKDGTELALKESDIRSQSSFKHRKSQSSSSSPSRRSTSRSRSRSPGRPGRGRRRSTSQSREHKDDKKKTIQETSLALPAKPSENNTKRYNGEPENTEKNDTSCIILEQKLKPDLEVKHFEQYSLRSRKDEKKKEEIYSEKKIFTALKPIEKAPSKTKELEFGGRIGTFMMMFLLPATVLYLLLMCKQDDPSLMNFPPLPALESLWETRVFGIFLLWFFLQALFYLLPIGKVVEGLPLSNGKKLQYRINGFYAFIFTAAAIGILLYFQFELHYLYDHFMQFAVSAAAFSLALSIYLYVRSLKAPEEELAPSGNSGYFIYDFFTGHELNPRIGNFDLKYFCELRPGLIGWVVINLAMLLAEMKIHNLSMPSLSMILVNSFQLLYVVDALWNEEAVLTTMDITHDGFGFMLAFGDLVWVPFVYSLQAFYLVGHPTVISWPVAAAITVVNCIGYYIFRSANSQKNNFRRNPADPKLANLKFIPTATGKGLLVTGWWGFVRHPNYLGDIIMALAWSLPCGFNHILPYFYVIYFICLLVHREARDEHHCKQKYGLAWERYCQRVPYRIFPYIY encoded by the exons ATGCCCAGCCGGAGGTATGCTGATGGCGAGGTGGTGATGGGCCGTTGGCCAGGAAGTGTCCTGTACTATGAAGTACAAGTGACCAGTTATGATGATGTTGCTCATCTTTATACTGTCAAGTACAAAGATGGAACTGAACTTGCACTGAAAGAAAGTGATATAAGG TCTCAGTCGTCATTCAAGCACAGGAAGAGCCAGTCTTCTTCAAGCTCTCCCTCCAGAAGAAGCACCAGCAGATCACGATCCAGGTCTCCTGGTCGGCCGGGGAGAGGGAGACGTCGTTCTACTTCCCAAAGCAGAGAACATAAagatgacaaaaagaaaaccattcaGGAAACCAGCTTAGCTCTACCAGCG AAGCCGAGTGAGAATAACACCAAAAGGTACAACGGTGAACCTGAAAATACGGAAAAAAATGACACATCCTGCATAATCTTGGAG CAAAAGTTAAAACCAGACCTGGAAGTAAAGCATTTTGAACAGTACAGCCTGCGCTcaaggaaagatgaaaagaagaaagaagagatatattcagagaaaaagatttttacGGCATTAAAACCAATTGAGAAAGCACCGTCAAAAACAAAGGAGCTGGAGTTTGGGGGAAGAATTG GGACCTTCATGATGATGTTTCTCCTGCCTGCTACTGTATTGTACTTGCTGTTGATGTGTAAACAAGATGACCCCAGTCTTATGaacttccctcctctcccagcacttgAAAGTCTTTGGGAGACGAGGGTGTTTggtatttttctcctgtggttTTTCCTTCAAGCTCTGTTCTACTTGCTGCCAATTGGAAAG GTTGTAGAAGGCCTGCCTctttcaaatggaaagaaactACAGTACCGGATAAATG ggttttatgcttttattttcactgctgCAGCTATTGGAATTTTATTATACTTTCAGTTTGAACTTCATTATTTGTATGATCACTTCATGCAGTTTGCAGTGtcagctgcagctttttctttggCACTGAGCATTTATCTGTATGTTCGGTCCCTGAAAGCACCCGAGGAAGAACTAGCACCAAGTGGAAATTCTG GGTATTTCATTTATGATTTTTTCACTGGACATGAATTAAACCCTCGTATTGGCAATTTTGACCTCAAATACTTCTGTGAGTTGCGTCCAGGATTAATTGGCTGG GTTGTTATAAACTTGGCAATGCTCTTGGCTGAGATGAAGATACACAATCTGAGTATGCCATCCCTGTCAATGATACTTGTGAACAGCTTTCAGCTTCTGTATGTGGTGGATGCTCTTTGGAACGAG GAAGCCGTTTTGACTACAATGGATATCACCCATGATGGATTTGGATTCATGCTGGCATTTGGAGATTTGGTGTGGGTTCCATTTGTCTACAGTCTGCAGGCCTTCTATTTAGTGGGTCATCCTACTGTGATTTCTTGGCCTGTTGCTGCCGCAATTACTGTTGTGAACT gtaTTGGGTATTACATATTCCGTAGTGCaaattctcagaaaaataatttccgAAGGAATCCCGCAGATCCCAAATTGGCCA ATCTGAAATTTATACCCACTGCAACTGGAAAAGGGCTTCTTGTCACGGGTTGGTGGGGTTTCGTTCGTCACCCGAATTATCTCGGTGATATCATCATGGCTCTAGCATGGTCCCTACCTTGTG GTTTTAACCACATTTTGCCGTATTTCTACGTGATATATTTCATCTGCTTGCTTGTTCATCGAGAAGCTCGTGATGAACATCATTGTAAGCAAAAATATGGCTTGGCATGGGAAAGGTATTGCCAGCGTGTACCATACCGCATATTTCCTTACATCTACTAG
- the LBR gene encoding delta(14)-sterol reductase LBR isoform X2, producing the protein MGDCFWKMPSRRYADGEVVMGRWPGSVLYYEVQVTSYDDVAHLYTVKYKDGTELALKESDIRSQSSFKHRKSQSSSSSPSRRSTSRSRSRSPGRPGRGRRRSTSQSREHKDDKKKTIQETSLALPAKPSENNTKRYNGEPENTEKNDTSCIILEQKLKPDLEVKHFEQYSLRSRKDEKKKEEIYSEKKIFTALKPIEKAPSKTKELEFGGRIGTFMMMFLLPATVLYLLLMCKQDDPSLMNFPPLPALESLWETRVFGIFLLWFFLQALFYLLPIGKVVEGLPLSNGKKLQYRINGFYAFIFTAAAIGILLYFQFELHYLYDHFMQFAVSAAAFSLALSIYLYVRSLKAPEEELAPSGNSGYFIYDFFTGHELNPRIGNFDLKYFCELRPGLIGWVVINLAMLLAEMKIHNLSMPSLSMILVNSFQLLYVVDALWNEEAVLTTMDITHDGFGFMLAFGDLVWVPFVYSLQAFYLVGHPTVISWPVAAAITVVNCIGYYIFRSANSQKNNFRRNPADPKLANLKFIPTATGKGLLVTGWWGFVRHPNYLGDIIMALAWSLPCGFNHILPYFYVIYFICLLVHREARDEHHCKQKYGLAWERYCQRVPYRIFPYIY; encoded by the exons ATGG GGGATTGTTTTTGGAAAATGCCCAGCCGGAGGTATGCTGATGGCGAGGTGGTGATGGGCCGTTGGCCAGGAAGTGTCCTGTACTATGAAGTACAAGTGACCAGTTATGATGATGTTGCTCATCTTTATACTGTCAAGTACAAAGATGGAACTGAACTTGCACTGAAAGAAAGTGATATAAGG TCTCAGTCGTCATTCAAGCACAGGAAGAGCCAGTCTTCTTCAAGCTCTCCCTCCAGAAGAAGCACCAGCAGATCACGATCCAGGTCTCCTGGTCGGCCGGGGAGAGGGAGACGTCGTTCTACTTCCCAAAGCAGAGAACATAAagatgacaaaaagaaaaccattcaGGAAACCAGCTTAGCTCTACCAGCG AAGCCGAGTGAGAATAACACCAAAAGGTACAACGGTGAACCTGAAAATACGGAAAAAAATGACACATCCTGCATAATCTTGGAG CAAAAGTTAAAACCAGACCTGGAAGTAAAGCATTTTGAACAGTACAGCCTGCGCTcaaggaaagatgaaaagaagaaagaagagatatattcagagaaaaagatttttacGGCATTAAAACCAATTGAGAAAGCACCGTCAAAAACAAAGGAGCTGGAGTTTGGGGGAAGAATTG GGACCTTCATGATGATGTTTCTCCTGCCTGCTACTGTATTGTACTTGCTGTTGATGTGTAAACAAGATGACCCCAGTCTTATGaacttccctcctctcccagcacttgAAAGTCTTTGGGAGACGAGGGTGTTTggtatttttctcctgtggttTTTCCTTCAAGCTCTGTTCTACTTGCTGCCAATTGGAAAG GTTGTAGAAGGCCTGCCTctttcaaatggaaagaaactACAGTACCGGATAAATG ggttttatgcttttattttcactgctgCAGCTATTGGAATTTTATTATACTTTCAGTTTGAACTTCATTATTTGTATGATCACTTCATGCAGTTTGCAGTGtcagctgcagctttttctttggCACTGAGCATTTATCTGTATGTTCGGTCCCTGAAAGCACCCGAGGAAGAACTAGCACCAAGTGGAAATTCTG GGTATTTCATTTATGATTTTTTCACTGGACATGAATTAAACCCTCGTATTGGCAATTTTGACCTCAAATACTTCTGTGAGTTGCGTCCAGGATTAATTGGCTGG GTTGTTATAAACTTGGCAATGCTCTTGGCTGAGATGAAGATACACAATCTGAGTATGCCATCCCTGTCAATGATACTTGTGAACAGCTTTCAGCTTCTGTATGTGGTGGATGCTCTTTGGAACGAG GAAGCCGTTTTGACTACAATGGATATCACCCATGATGGATTTGGATTCATGCTGGCATTTGGAGATTTGGTGTGGGTTCCATTTGTCTACAGTCTGCAGGCCTTCTATTTAGTGGGTCATCCTACTGTGATTTCTTGGCCTGTTGCTGCCGCAATTACTGTTGTGAACT gtaTTGGGTATTACATATTCCGTAGTGCaaattctcagaaaaataatttccgAAGGAATCCCGCAGATCCCAAATTGGCCA ATCTGAAATTTATACCCACTGCAACTGGAAAAGGGCTTCTTGTCACGGGTTGGTGGGGTTTCGTTCGTCACCCGAATTATCTCGGTGATATCATCATGGCTCTAGCATGGTCCCTACCTTGTG GTTTTAACCACATTTTGCCGTATTTCTACGTGATATATTTCATCTGCTTGCTTGTTCATCGAGAAGCTCGTGATGAACATCATTGTAAGCAAAAATATGGCTTGGCATGGGAAAGGTATTGCCAGCGTGTACCATACCGCATATTTCCTTACATCTACTAG